In the genome of Dermacentor silvarum isolate Dsil-2018 chromosome 1, BIME_Dsil_1.4, whole genome shotgun sequence, one region contains:
- the LOC119436116 gene encoding protein Wnt-8b: MRQALDECQSQFKWDRWTCPESSFNIVSKHGKLPATRESAFVVAMVSAGITHMFARNCSRGQKSCRCDDRPRKTEPDSSWSWGGCSADIKYAGDFSRRLLVGKVEAIRDLNAAMNRHNNNVGRAAVRKSLLRACKCHGPSGTCTTKTCWLQPGEMSAVGRRLRKAYDRAHLVNVNRGVPKWPEAKRVLVYAVPADNYCLPNRSLDTTGTFGRECSRRTGSGVSRTERDSCSNLCYNCGHGVRQVAVTNRSSCNCRFVWCCSVKCDSCDTSVTKYFCH, translated from the exons ATGCGGCAAGCACTAGACGAATGTCAATCCCAGTTCAAGTGGGACCGTTGGACCTGCCCGGAAAGTTCATTCAACATCGTCTCCAAGCACGGAAAACTTCCAG CGACCCGAGAGTCTGCTTTCGTGGTCGCCATGGTGAGCGCAGGCATCACACACATGTTCGCCAGGAACTGCAGCCGAGGCCAAAAGAGCTGCAGATGCGACGACAGGCCTCGCAAGACTGAACCCG ATTCAAGTTGGTCCTGGGGAGGTTGCAGCGCCGATATCAAGTACGCAGGGGACTTTTCGCGCCGGCTCCTTGTCGGCAAGGTTGAAGCTATCAGAGACCTAAATGCCGCGATGAATAGGCACAACAACAATGTCGGAAGAGCG GCGGTACGCAAGTCACTACTGCGCGCCTGCAAATGTCACGGCCCGTCGGGCACGTGCACCACGAAGACTTGCTGGTTGCAACCGGGCGAAATGTCTGCCGTCGGACGGAGGCTGCGGAAAGCGTACGACCGGGCCCACCTGGTGAACGTTAACCGCGGCGTGCCTAAATGGCCCGAGGCGAAAAGAGTTCTGGTTTACGCCGTACCGGCGGACAACTACTGCCTGCCGAACCGCAGCCTCGACACCACTGGCACCTTCGGCCGTGAGTGCTCACG AAGGACTGGCAGCGGCGTGTCCCGGACGGAACGCGACAGCTGCAGCAACCTGTGCTACAACTGCGGCCATGGCGTCAGGCAGGTGGCGGTTACGAACAGGAGCTCGTGCAACTGCCGGTTTGTCTGGTGCTGCTCGGTCAAGTGCGACAGCTGCGACACCAGCGTGACAAAGTACTTCTGCCACTGA